CCCCACTGGTTCTGAGACCCCCTGCAGCTGGCTAGGTGTCTGAAATTGGAGCTCATCTTGATCAAATCTCTAAATGTGGCTGCCCTAACCTTAAATAACAGCCACCCCAAACATCCAGTGTTCCGTCCATGATATGGCCATTCTCTGAACTTAGAGTACAGCATTCTAGGTTCTGTATAGACATACACGCGGATCAAAGTTCAACGATTGAAGAATCCGGTCACGATTGCGGCTCTCCCCCAACTTCCACCCCAGAGCTCCAGTCCCAAAAGCAACCACCTATAATCTTGTATGAGGTGCTGTGGAACCCTCCCTTTGAGGATGTGAAGGGAACCCCATAACCAGCCTCCTAGACAGGCCCCACACctgtgattaagaaaaaaatgtgaattaaatttaaagtgcaaaattttaaaaattttcaagtttCAAGAAGTAGGAGGCAAAGGCCCCACAGATTTAGACGCGGTGTTTTAAAGACATACAGACAGTGCACATTAAGTCAAAGGCTTGGGCACTGGGTGGCTGGGCGCCCCAGTCAGTCACCTACCCCTGGGATGGGGACGGGAGTAACTAGTCTCCCCTGGCCACCCAACCCTCACTCATCCCCCAAAGGGATTTTGGCCTCATTTACCACAAATGCTATCAGGGAAATGGGAGTGGTAGCCAGAGAGTATCTTGTCTGGCAATAGTCACCCCTTGCCCCAAATTCAAGAGGATAAATTCTTACACACTATTAAATCACAGGAgccattttataaatgtcatCATCAtagtcttttaatattttacataaaaaactGTATACACAGCTTATAGAACTTTTATGTAAACATCATAAGCTCACCACTTTGTCATTtgtcagtttatttaaaaaataaaaaaacaagacaacaatTTAGTAGAAGTACCactgggtggggaagggagggtaAGAAAGGAGAGGCTAGGGGCAGGTTCATTCTCTgtacagagatgcagagaaaatTTCACATAGCTTTTGAGACTGccttgtgaagaaaaaaaaaaaaaaaaaaaaaggaagggggagtTAAATAGGTCCCAATACTTGTTACTGCCCTTTATCAAAATAGTGCGCATACCTGCACAAATAAAATCGCAAAACAGTGTTGCCACtttttctagaaaacaaaaattagtggtttcttttttctctttgtttttttaaaagtcatcatctttaaaaaaaaaacaaaacaaacaaaacaccagaaGTAGATGAGGTTACAGCGTACAGGGGTGGTCAGAATGCTACTTTCTTATGCAAATGACAAGTGCATTAAGTgtcaaacaataaaacaattgTGCAAagaattctttccaaaaaaaaaaaaaaaaacccgaacaagttttagcttttaaataaatcaaataacatCAGTTTCTTGGACTGAACGATTTCCACTTGTATGACAGGCACAAAGTTCGCTTATGGCAAAAGAAAGACCCAAAGCACTCTCTCCCTCCTCCGGCCCAGGGCTGGTGAGGGGTGCGCCCGGGGCTGGCCCGCAGGAGACCGGAGTCTGGAAGCTGTGTCCTCGCAGCCCCACGGCAGTCGCAAAGGTTTTCCCAGGGGTTGGAAAGCTGGCCAAGTCCTGTTCACGCTTGGATGGGCGCCCGCCCCAGGGTGGGCCGGAGCTGTTCTAGCGCCCTGTCACTCCACCCACCGCCACCATTAAATAACACCATCCTACCTtcgaaaataaaattatatctatatttatagaacaccccgtcctccccagccccccgcccccccgcagtTCCCGCGGTCTATGTTACACACAAGGGACAGCGGCCGCTCGCCGCTTCTGGGCGAGCATCTGCTGGGGCGCGGCCGCACCCCGGCGCCAAGCTCTCCTCCGGGGACcagaggcgggggcggggggacgtGGGGCGGGGAAATCGCACACACACACGGCCGCACGCTCCGAAGCGGCTTGGCTCTTCGGGAAAGGGCGCTCAGGGGCCCTCGGCACTCAGCAGGCGCCCGGGCCGGTGCAGCACAGCCGGGCGCGCAGAGACGCTGGAGAGGGGGCGCCCGCGGCCGGGGCCCGAGCCGCCGTCGGGCGGTCCGCTGGGGGCCTCGGGGAGGGCGCGGGTCTCCCCGTCTTCGGGCTCGAGGCTggagggcgggcggcgggggggggcggcgggggcgggcccgggaggGGGCGCCGCGccggcgggggcaggggcaggcggggcgggcgcggcccTCATAGCACCTTGCAGCAGTTGATGCAGCCGTTCTGGGAGCCGTAGCGCTTCTGCAGCGCGGCGCGCGTGGCCGTCTCGAAGACCTCGCGCACGCCCTCCTTGGTCTTGGCCGAGCACTCGAGGTAGTCGTAGGCTTGGATGCGCACGGCCATGGCGCGGCCGTCATCCGTGCGCACCGGTTCCTGCTTCATGCGCGCCAGCTCCGTGCGGACGTGCTCGTCGCTGCGCAGGTCTTTCTTGTTGGCCACCAGGATGATGGGCACGTTGGGGCAGAAGTGCTTCACCTCGGGCACCCACTTCTCGGGGATGTTCTCCAGCGAGTCGGGGCTGTCCACGGAGAAGCACATGAGGATCACGTCGGTGTCCGGGTAGGAGAGTGGCCGCAGGCGGTCGTAGTCCTCCTGGCCCGCCGTGTCCCAGAGCGCCAGCTCCACCTGCTTGCCGTCCACCTCGATGTCGGCCACATAGTTCTCGAAGACGGTGGGCACGTACACCTCGGGGAACTCGTCCTTACTGAACACGATCAGCAGGCACGTCTTGCCGCACGCGCCGTCGCCCACCACCACCAGCTTCTTGCGGATGGCCGCCATgagcgggccgggccgggcagcAGGAGGGGGCCCGCGGACGCCGCGCCGCCGTCCCGCTCGCCGCTCGCCGCTCGCCGCTCACCTCGGGCTGCGCGCTGCGGGCGGGCGTCGGCGGCTGCACCCGGGCCCCGCGGCGGCGCGACCTCTCGCTGCGCTCGGGCtgccgcggcgggggcgcgggggcatAGGGCGCGCCGTGCGTCTCCgagccgcgccgcgccgcgccgggcGGTGGCCGCtctccccgccccgggcccggggTCCGCGCCTTTGTGCGCCAACGGCGGCGGAGCGGCGGAGCGGCGGAGCGGCGGAGCCGGCCGAGTCCCTCCCCGGCCTCCTCTGGGTCTCGGCCCGGGCCCCGGCAGCGGCACCCGAGAGCCTCGCCTACGGCCGGACTGCGGTGGCAGATGCGGGCTGCGGCCCTAGCGCCCGCTATTTAAAGAGTTCGGCCACTTTCTTAATATAGCCGGCCAATGGGAAGCGAGCCGGCTGAGCTCATCGCTGCGGAGCTCGGCTCTGATTGGCCGCCCGCTGCAGCCCAGGGGCGGGGCCTCCGAGCTTGATTGACGGCCCAGGCCGCGGGGCTGGGAGAGGCGGCGACTGGGGAGTCTGCGCCTGGGCGGGCGCTGCGGGGCTGTGGCCGCAGCGGCCGCGTTCGCCCCTTTTTGCCGCGTTTTCTGCGCGCGCGGCCGGGGCcccgggctggggggcggggtgctGGAGCCCGCGGGGCCTGGGCGAGCGGTTCCGAGACAGGCAGCACTCTGGGGGGCGTTGGCGACTCCCTCCCACGCGGAATTGTCCCGCTTCCGTGCAAACTCCCAGCGGCGGCCGGACCCGTGGGGGAGGGAGCGGCCCCTTTAAGcgggtttgtttttaaataaactcacgcacacacgcatacacactaCACGCTTGTTTCCAAGGAAGGTTTTGTTCTCTGCTTTCAGAAGCGGCCCCTTCCCTCGTCTAGGCCACCTCTCCCAactcctcccccccactcccccccacttccccccccccccccactgcagCGGTACCCTTCCAGGTTTGGACCCCGGAGGCCAGAGTGGGCCTGGGCCCGGCCTCCAGCTCTTCCCAAGTCCTATCagtcccccttcctcctccaccccccacccccccatctccAGGTGAACATCTGGGAAGGGGGGGACCATGAAAAAGGGAGGTTGGGGCTGCTTGCAGGACTTGATGTCCACTTGGAGGAAGTTaccaggcagagaaaggcagcTTCGGCCCTGGTTTGCATGATGAATTCGGATCCTGGTAGTCAGGCTGAGAACTGTGCTGAAGTAAGTAGCACAATAAAATCAACGGCCTCCCAGCCCACTGGGCAAGAAGAGGATGAGGCCAGAGGccggggagagaggggcagacagggaACTTGCAGGCGAGGACACAGCAAATCAGTGTCCGGTGGGGTGCTAGTTCTTCTGCTAGTTCTTCTTCTGGGCTTGACTCGTCTAGCCCAGAGTCTAGTATAGAAGGACCTAAGGCAAAGGATTTCACAGGACAGAAGAAggaggcagggggacagggagagggctTGGTGCCAAGAAGgaagagcttgaaaaaaaaacagaactgtgGGAAACAATAAGACAAACTCTAAAAACAGAGACTAGGTTGATGTGACTGCActtgatggaaagagagagagaattgaaaTTCAGGTTGAGGCCAATCATGGAGGGCTAAAATGCCAACTGCACAGATTGGGCCATGTCCATCAAGACACAGTGGGATGTTTTATTGGTTTTTTAGCAAAGGAGAACCCCACACATCATGTTGAAATTAAGGCTTCgtatttctgcctctgtctcttaaGACTGGAAGCTGGTAGAGAGCCAAGATTTTGTCTTAACCTCAGCATCCTGAAGACCTACATGGCTGCGCCTATGAAAGAATCCAGTAAATGACTGTGGAGAAGAATTCCACTTAAATGCTCAGGAACTCAGAACTTTCTGGCATCTCCTACCTCAGGTTCCAGGCTCTCTGTTAATAACCATCCAACCAAGCCCATGGAGCCAGCTGTAACTAAGCTGTGGTGTGTTTTCCCGTATGATTTACATGTTGAGTTCTGGGTCTCTACGTGAACACCAAAGATATATCAAATTAAGTAAGACAGTagtgccctaatccctagagcctgtCCTGTGGGGAACAAATTGAAATGCCCAAAAGGGCTTCCCTCACACTAGATATAAGCTccactgttttcctttttcagatcTAAGGAACTAAATTATCAGCAAGTAAATGATTTTTCGACAATGGGTTTCCATGGAAGAAAAGAAGGGGTTTTTGATCATTGGTTTAGGGTTCCTGTccggaaactttttttttttttttagcctattaaaaaaatcttatctaaatttttcttcttttagtcaAAACCTTTTATAGGTGTATTGTTAACACGGCTTTCCTTTATCTTAATATAGCTTGGGAATCTTGGTGGTGTCCTTAAGCTTCAAATATTAAACTATCAAACAAAACTTTGTACCATGTCTTTTTtgaaaaaccaaaatacaaagaATCAGGAAGAGGGATTCGATTCACTCATTTCCTGATTCTCAGACATAATATATGAGTGTTCCAAGCCTGAACTTGAGTATGgcaataatttctaaaaatactcAGTTGGTAAATATGCCAaagtaaacaaatagaaaaatccGTGTTCTGCAGCAAGTTCTCTTCATGGTGTTCATTTTTATGTCCGGGATACGTTGACAGGCTCTTTGGCAACGGACTACTCCGAAGACTGCACCACTCAGAGGATAAACTTTTCCAAACTAGGTGATGTGCCAGGCaggctcctccctgcctcccccctccccgcacaGGACACGCCTACTGAAAGGCCAGGGCAAGGATTGGTCCATGAGAAGAATTGTTAAAAATTACCTTTATTAACATACAGACTCACTGTATGACAGATACCTGCaccagtgagagagagaaattacCTCCCAGACAAAAGGGAGATGTTAATCTATCTCCAATCTTCAGTTCAatttatttggggttttgttttgttttgtttttgtccagTGTTTCCTACAGATCCTGCAAATCACCCCTCAACTGCTCTCAGACAAGATCAGAGACTGGAATGTTCATTAGATTTTAGTGCCACCTTGTGGCAATCTTAATAGGTTTCCCCCCCCCTTCCccgcttcaaaaaaaaaagaaaaaaaaatatatagtatatgtatatagataatGCATCTatgattataaaaaattttatctaGTTAAAAAGCATGcagtttatgattatttttattttaagatttttttcacagGATGTCAAACTCTAGAGTTTTACAGATTCTTTAGAAATtcttcacatatatatttttatatatgtatataatcatatCTATTTATACACACCTACAACTATTTTCATATACACTTAAGAAATTAGTTCCTTCCTAAatagtaacttcttttttttttttccatgtaggcTCCACACAGTGGAGCCCAAactggagcttgaactcatgaccctgagatcaagacctgagctgagatcaagagtccaatcCCTaacgagtgagccacccaggcacccctaaatagtAACTTCTAAAAGAGATTTGAGGAAAGAGATTAAAAGCTGTGGAATCTCACTAATTTACGTAACGATGGACTTCATTTGCCCTAAATACAATATACAGAAATGTAAAACAACTTTAActtcaaaaatcatttttcccCAGTTCAGAAAGCAATTATTGGATATTCTGTTATTATTAGAAGTAATAATGATTTCTTTACCAATATGCATTTACTAGGAAGCAGCAATGCCATAGACAATCCTGAcagcatttgatttttaaattttttcccactTTAAGGAGTAGCTTAAAGTCTCTAGGACTATTGTCAACCTTCCATCTCAGTGCAATgagttttgaaaaggaaaaggctCTTCTAAGACTACCCATGCAATTGCAATGTAGGAAAACCAAGATGGTCCCATCTGGTCCATCTGGTTCCATTCAGCCATGAATTACATAGCTGAGTCTTCCAGCTACTTTCTGAGGTCTCCAGCTATGAGCCACAGCAGGTAAAATATCTCTCTCCTACCCTGGGCTTGTGGTTCAATGTGACCCAGGCCTAAGGGAAGGCTGGGCTCCTAGGAGTTTAGCTGTAGCTAAACTGTTAAACTACAGAATGTGTGCAGTGAACTTGGATCAGACACACCTGTCGGTCCAGCCCAGGGCCAACTCAAGGGGAGTAGAAGGTGGGCAGTGGGACAGCTCCTAATCACTCTAAAATTGGGCTGTGTCACAGTCCAGGAGCTGTTAGCTCTatgtggctgttgagcacttgaaatgctGCTCATGCCACCAAAGAGCTAAGTTTTTAATGTTATCTGATTTTAATTAATGGAAATTGAAATTGAAAGACTGATATGCAGGGTGGAGGAAATGGGGGAGATGTTgatcaaagagtacaaacttccagttacaagatgaATTAGTCGTAGGGATCTGATGGGCAGCATGGTGattgtagttaataatactgcattaacacttgaaagttgctaaggagAGTAGATcataaatgttctcaccacaaaaaaagagatggtaattatgtgacattTCGTGGAGGGGTTAGCTAACACTGTGGCTATGGTgataatcattttgtaatatgcAAGTGTATCATATCAACACTTAATATGTGTACACTTAGAACTTACCCAATGTTTGATGTCAATTACATCTCCATaatgatggaaaaagaaagatttgaatgAATACTGGCATAGgccacagaaaactaaaaaaaaaacaaacaaactgataTTTAATTCAGTTATTGAGAAACTTTTACAAATGTTTGAAACAACTTAGGTATGTGAATCTACATTTTCCTACTGGAAATTTTATGAAGTCTAAATACAGATTGGgtattttcaatgaaaatttaGCACCCAAATTAAGAtgtaaacatgtaaaaaaaaacatgtaaaatagtccattaataatttttatattaattacatattgaaatgataatattttagatatagtGAATATGATTTGTAAGTGTATTAGATTTAATATGTTGATATGCTTGGATATATAATTCAAACTAACTtacttctttatgatttttaatgtaacaactagaaaattttaaatcacgCACATGTTTCACATTACACATCTATTGGATGACACTGCTCTAAAATGTCTACAAGTCCATGGAGCTCTGTGGCTACTCCTTCATGCATCATCTCTGGGAGTCACTTTTGTATGAGCCCCCTGAAGCCTGTTAATTTTCCTGTGGGTATGATGTCCTTTTATTTGTGCCAAACTCACTGCTGGATTTCATTTCAGAGAGCCCAGACACTTAGCTGCACACTGTGGTTGGGACCATCTGGAGCCTCCCTACCCGCCCTTCCCTCAAGGCTCTGCAggccaggcacccccccccccatgccttTCATCTGCGCCCTGCCCCCAAAGCAGCTACCCTTCCCTAGAATGTTCAACTCTCATCCCAACCCCAACACCGGGAAGTGTTGTCTTGAACGGTAGAGGCTGTTTGGCGTTTCTCTATGGTGAcatattttcctttccaaaaaagagaataaaaatctagtccttttccaattttggtagtacAGTAGGGGCTGTTGGTTGTTCTCTGGAACTCTCACATCAAACCTCAGTCCTCTCAGTGTAATGCAGCAAACACGGATAGAGGagggaatgggggaggggaagtgagGGCACAAAAGATGAGTAAAGCATTTGGACCATCCtgtaaagacacacacacacacacacacacacacacacacgcacacacgcacagaaCCCCCACTGTGGGTTAAAATATCACTAATATGTAAATAAAGGGTGGAGAGGACTTCACACAGGAGGTCACATTTGAGCATGGCCTTGACAAACAAGTAAGGTTTTTCCAGAATAAAGAGATGCCCATTGGCACCATCTAAAGCACTGACTGTGTAGCTATTATGTGCACAAAGCTTCCCATCAGAGCCATTTGAtgagaagggagaagcagcaacggacagaaggagaaaaatattccTCCTTCTACACATAAGACTTGCCTATGACAGCAGCCCTGTGAGGCCTGCCTTGCCCTGAGGACAGGAgggcagaaaggaaagagaaaggtcaCAAGAACCTCCCATTATCTAC
This is a stretch of genomic DNA from Canis lupus baileyi chromosome 12, mCanLup2.hap1, whole genome shotgun sequence. It encodes these proteins:
- the RHOB gene encoding rho-related GTP-binding protein RhoB, with the translated sequence MAAIRKKLVVVGDGACGKTCLLIVFSKDEFPEVYVPTVFENYVADIEVDGKQVELALWDTAGQEDYDRLRPLSYPDTDVILMCFSVDSPDSLENIPEKWVPEVKHFCPNVPIILVANKKDLRSDEHVRTELARMKQEPVRTDDGRAMAVRIQAYDYLECSAKTKEGVREVFETATRAALQKRYGSQNGCINCCKVL